From Rutidosis leptorrhynchoides isolate AG116_Rl617_1_P2 chromosome 3, CSIRO_AGI_Rlap_v1, whole genome shotgun sequence, a single genomic window includes:
- the LOC139896121 gene encoding ubiquitin C-terminal hydrolase 12-like, with translation MTIVTPQPLDQEDEEMLVPHTELPEGPQPVQGPVAFDGTPPIEMPQPMEVVGAAENQAVEEPQASRFTWTIENFSRQTSKKLYSDVFVVGGYKWRVLIFPKGNNVDHLSMYLDVADSSSLPYGWSRYAQFSLAVVNQVHNKFTVKKDTQHQFHARESDWGFTSFMALSDLYDPGRGFIMNDTCIIEAEVAVRKVIDYWTYDSKKETGYVGLKNQGATCYMNSLLQTLYHIPYFRKAVYHMPTTENDMPSGSIPLALQSLFYKLQYNDTSVATKELTKSFGWDSYDSFMQHDVQELNRVLCEKLEDKMKGTVVEGTIQKLFEGHNMNYIECVEVDFKSTRKESFYDLQLDVKGCRDVYASFDKYVEVERLEGDNKYHAEAHGLQDAKKGVLFIDFPPVLQLQLKRFEYDFTRDTMVKINDRYEFPLELDLDRDNGKYLSPDADKSVRNLYTLHSVLVHSGGVHGGHYYAFIRPTLSDQWFKFDDERVTKEDMKRALEEQYGGEEELPQTNPGYNNAPFKFTKYSNAYMLVYIRESDKEKIICDVDEKDIAEHLRLRLKKEQEEKEDKRKYKAQAHLYTIIKVARDEDLIEQIGKDIYFDLVDHDKVRSFRIQKQTPFNLFKEEVAKEFGVPVQFQRFWIWAKRQNHTYRPNRPLTAQEETQSVGQLRDFSNKAQNAELKLFLEIEIGPDLQPLPPPVKSKEDILLFFKLYDPEKEELRFLGRFFVKSSSKPTEIISKLNQRAGFSPDEEIELYEEIKFEPCVMCERLEKRSSFRASQIEDGDIICFQKTPQAKADDKYRYPDVPSYLEYVKNRQIVHFRSLDRPKDDDFCLELSKLHTYDDVVEKVAAKLNLDDPSKIRLTCHNCYSQQPKPHPVKYRVPEHLLDMLVHYNQVSDILYYEVLDIPLPELQCLKTLKVAFHHANKEEPAIHNIRLPKQSTVGDVLKVIKDKVELSHPDAELRLLEVFYHKIYKIFPLAEKIENINDQYWTLRAEEIPEEEKNLGPQDRLIHVYHFTKEAAQNQMQVQNFGEPFFLIIHENETLADVKVRIQRKLEVPDEEFSKWKFAFLSLGRPEYLQDSDVVSSRFQRRDVYGAWEQYLGLEHSDTTPKRSITANQNRHTFEKPVKIYN, from the exons ATGACTATCGTCACTCCACAGCCACTCGAT CAAGAGGATGAGGAGATGCTCGTGCCGCATACGGAGTTACCGGAAGGTCCTCAACCGGTGCAAGGTCCTGTTGCTTTTGATGGCACTCCGCCAATTGAAATGCCTCAGCCTATGGAAG TTGTGGGCGCAGCAGAGAATCAAGCGGTCGAGGAACCTCAGGCGTCTAGGTTTACATGGACTATTGAGAATTTCTCTCGCCAGACCAGCAAAAAGTTATATTCTGATGTCTTCGTTGTCGGTGGATATAAGTG GCGTGTGCTTATATTTCCAAAGGGAAACAACGTGGATCATTTGTCCATGTACTTAGATGTAGCCGATTCTTCATCCTTGCCTTATGGTTGGAGTAGATATGCACAATTCAGTTTGGCTGTTGTTAATCAAGTACACAATAAATTCACTGTTAAGAAAG ACACACAACATCAGTTCCATGCAAGGGAGAGTGATTGGGGATTCACATCTTTCATGGCTCTTAGTGATTTATATGACCCCGGTAGAGGGTTTATTATGAACGATACATGCATTATTGAAGCTGAGGTTGCTGTACGAAAAGTGATCGACTATTGGACATATGACTCAAAGAAGGAAACTGGTTATGTTGGTCTTAAGAACCAAGGGGCAACATGTTACATGAATTCTCTCCTTCAAACCTTGTACCATATCCCTTACTTTAGAAAG GCTGTCTACCATATGCCAACAACAGAAAATGATATGCCCTCTGGGAGTATTCCTTTGGCTCTTCAGAGCTTATTTTATAAGCTCCAGTACAATGACACCAGTGTTGCGACAAAAGAACTTACAAAATCTTTCGGATGGGACTCGTACGATTCTTTCATGCAACATGATGTCCAAGAACTAAACAGGGTCTTGTGTGAGAAACTTGAAGACAAGATGAAG GGAACAGTTGTGGAAGGGACAATACAGAAGTTGTTTGAAGGACACAATATGAATTACATTGAATGCGTTGAAGTGGACTTCAAATCAACTAGAAAAGAATCATTTTATG ATCTTCAACTTGATGTCAAAGGCTGTCGGGATGTTTATGCTTCTTTTGACAAATATGTTGAAGTGGAACGCCTTGAGGGTGACAATAAATACCATGCTGAAGCGCATGGGTTACAG GATGCTAAGAAGGGTGTGTTGTTTATCGATTTCCCGCCCGTTCTTCAACTTCAACTAAAGCGTTTTGAATACGATTTCACTAGGGATACTATGGTAAAG ATAAATGATCGTTATGAATTTCCGCTGGAGCTTGACCTTGACAGGGATAATGGCAAATATCTGTCCCCTGATGCTGATAAGAGTGTTCGGAATCTTTATACGCTTCACAG TGTATTGGTTCATAGTGGTGGTGTGCATGGTGGACATTATTATGCATTCATAAGGCCAACTCTGTCAGATCAGTG GTTCAAGTTTGATGATGAACGAGTTACAAAAGAAGATATGAAGAGGGCATTAGAAGAGCAATATGGTGGTGAGGAAGAG CTACCTCAGACAAATCCTGGCTACAATAATGCTCCGTTCAAATTTACAAAATACTCAAATGCCTATATGCTTGTCTACATACGCGAAAGCGACAAAGAGAAGATTATCTGTGACGTCGATGAGAAAGATATTGCAGAACATCTTAGG CTAAGGTTGAAGAAAGAACAAGAAGAAAAGGAAGACAAGAGGAAATATAAAGCACAGGCTCATCTCTACACTATTATCAAG GTTGCTCGTGATGAAGACCTGATTGAACAGATAGGTAAAGATATATATTTTGATCTTGTTGACCATGACAAAGTTCGTAGCTTCCGTATACAGAAGCAAACACCGTTTAATCTTTTCAAG GAGGAGGTTGCCAAAGAATTTGGTGTGCCTGTTCAATTTCAGAGGTTCTGGATATGGGCAAAGAGGCAGAATCACACATACCGTCCCAATCGGCCTTTAACTGCTCAGGAGGAAACACAATCG GTTGGACAACTGAGGGATTTTTCCAATAAGGCTCAGAATGCTGAACTGAAACTGTTTTTGGAGATCGAGATCGGACCG GATTTGCAACCCCTTCCGCCACCTGTCAAAAGCAAAGAAGATATACTTCTCTTCTTTAAGCTTTATGATCCTGAGAAGGAAGAACTTAG ATTTCTAGGTAGGTTTTTTGTGAAGAGTTCTAGTAAACCAACTGAAATCATATCAAAATTAAATCAGAGAGCTGGTTTCAGTCCAGATGAAGAAATTGAACTCTATGAG GAAATAAAATTTGAGCCATGTGTTATGTGTGAACGTCTTGAGAAGAGAAGTTCATTTAGAGCTAGCCAG ATCGAAGACGGAGACATTATATGCTTTCAGAAAACCCCTCAGGCCAAGGCCGATGACAAGTACCGTTATCCGGACGTCCCTTCATATCTTGAATATGTGAAGAATCGTCAG ATAGTTCATTTTCGATCTCTGGATAGACCTAAGGATGATGATTTCTGTCTCGAATT GTCAAAGTTGCATACATATGATGATGTGGTGGAGAAAGTTGCTGCAAAACTTAATCTGGACGATCCATCAAAAATCAGACTTACTTGTCACAACTGCTATTCTCAACAACCCAAACCTCACCCTGTTAAGTATCGGGTTCCAGAGCATCTACTAGACATGCTGGTTCATTACAATCAG GTTTCTGATATTTTGTATTACGAAGTGTTAGACATCCCTCTACCAGAATTACAATGTCTAAAAACTCTGAAGGTTGCTTTTCACCATGCTAACAAGGAAGAG CCTGCAATTCACAATATTAGGTTGCCTAAGCAAAGCACTGTTGGAGACGTTCTTAAAGTAATAAAGGATAAG GTTGAATTATCTCATCCAGATGCTGAACTTAGATTGCTTGAAGTATTCTATCACAAGATCTACAAG ATCTTTCCGCTGGCTGAAAAAATTGAGAATATAAATGATCAATACTGGACATTACGTGCTGAGGAA ATACCCGAAGAAGAGAAGAACCTGGGACCCCAGGATCGTTTGATTCATGTTTACCATTTCACAAAAGAGGCTGCACAGAACCAGATG CAAGTGCAAAACTTCGGGGAGCCTTTCTTTTTGATAATCCACGAAAATGAAACTTTAGCAGATGTTAAAGTACGGATTCAAAGGAAACTGGAAGTTCCCGATGAGGAATTTTCTAAG TGGAAGTTCGCCTTTTTATCTCTGGGACGTCCAGAGTATCTACAAGATTCAGATGTTGTATCAAGCCGTTTTCAG AGAAGAGATGTTTATGGTGCCTGGGAGCAGTACCTTGGGTTGGAACATTCGGACACCACCCCTAAACGGTCCATCACAGCAAATCAG AACCGTCACACGTTTGAAAAGCCAGTCAAAATATACAACTAG
- the LOC139896122 gene encoding probable glutamate carboxypeptidase AMP1, with protein sequence MAQSFSTSLPKSSSTVTTSPSCTLFFIFTFCIVSLYTLHHHHHSPPPSTALNHPLFTSTFLESSSNYTISNYLHHLTLHPHVAGTPPSSAAADYVKSQFESFNLQTHINNYTVLLSYHLHSSLTAHFGGAGEVSLPLIESGVDSEVVKPYHAYSPSGTAYGKAVYVNYGREEDYRELAAAGVDLKGCIAVVRRGGGMSRNAAVVKAEEKGVAAVVMFTEIKDKARSFNGDGVERGTVLDGVGDPRTPGWASAGRDFEKLGVEDDGVLKRFPGVPSMPVSDETAGRILGSLEGSRMPKLWKDGDFHMKFDRVGPGPTFLNFTYQGENKEVTIQNVFAVIKGSEEPDRFVVLGNHRDAWTYGAVDPNSGTAALIDIARRYSLMMRMGWNPQRTIIFGSWDAEEFGMIGSTEWVEQNLVNLGSKAVAYVNVDCAVQGPGFFASTTPQLDDILVEVTKQVTDPYYKDSTLFETWSTSEGAVIQRLSDVFSDYSPFLHHAGVPSIDLYYGKDFPVYHTAFDSYDWMVKYGDPFFHRHVAVSDVWGLLALHLADDPILPFNYLSYAAQLQNHSSSLYKLLEGDVVLHPITSAIRELVDAATLVEVEMKKMRDEKTRDSFSVLKRRMLNDRLMFAERGFLDSDGIQGRQWFKHLVYGPASESKVGFFPGVVDAIYQSTGSKHEKQALIQHEIWRVARGIQRAASALKGELT encoded by the exons ATGGCCCAATCTTTCTCCACCTCACTCCCAAAATCATCATCCACCGTTACTACCTCCCCTTCATGCACTCTCTTCTTCATTTTTACTTTCTGCATTGTATCTCTCTACaccctccaccaccaccaccactcaccaccgCCGTCAACCGCCCTCAACCACCCACTATTTACATCCACTTTCCTCGAATCTTCATCAAATTACACAATTTCAAATTATCTCCACCACCTCACTCTCCACCCCCACGTCGCCGGCACACCGCCGTCGTCTGCTGCCGCCGATTACGTCAAATCCCAATTCGAATCTTTCAATCTACAAACCCATATCAACAATTACACCGTTCTGTTATCATACCACCTTCATTCATCTCTCACAGCGCATTTTGGTGGCGCCGGAGAGGTTTCACTGCCGTTGATTGAATCTGGAGTTGACTCGGAAGTGGTGAAACCCTACCATGCTTACTCGCCGTCGGGGACGGCGTACGGTAAGGCGGTGTACGTTAACTACGGTAGGGAAGAGGACTATCGTGAGCTGGCGGCTGCTGGTGTTGACCTTAAGGGTTGTATTGCTGTAGTGAGAAGAGGAGGTGGGATGTCAAGAAATGCAGCGGTGGTGAAGGCGGAGGAGAAAGGGGTGGCGGCGGTGGTCATGTTTACTGAAATTAAGGATAAAGCAAGAAGCTTTAATGGTGATGGGGTGGAAAGAGGGACAGTTTTGGACGGTGTGGGGGACCCGCGGACACCTGGGTGGGCGTCAGCGGGTCGAGATTTTGAGAAATTGGGGGTGGAGGATGATGGGGTTTTGAAGAGGTTTCCAGGGGTGCCGTCGATGCCCGTTTCGGATGAGACGGCGGGGAGGATATTGGGGTCACTTGAAGGGTCCAGGATGCCCAAATTATGGAAAGATGGTGACTTTCATATGAAATTTGATAGAGTTGGTCCTGGACCAACTTTCTTGAATTTTACATATCAG GGGGAGAATAAGGAGGTAACGATTCAAAATGTTTTTGCTGTAATAAAGGGATCAGAAGAGCCCGACCGATTTGTGGTACTTGGCAACCACAGGGATGCATGGACCTATGGAGCAGTTGACCCAAATAGTGGGACCGCTGCACTTATTGACATTGCACGTAGGTATTCGCTGATGATGCGCATGGGGTGGAATCCTCAAAGAACAATCATTTTTGGCAGTTGGGATGCAGAAGAATTTGGGATG ATTGGATCTACTGAATGGGTTGAGCAAAATCTTGTAAATTTGGGATCAAAGGCCGTGGCGTATGTCAATGTGGATTGTGCGGTTCAAGGGCCTGGGTTTTTTGCTTCTACGACACCACAGCTAGATGATATTCTAGTCGAGGTTACTAAGCAg GTTACAGAtccttattataaagattcaacACTCTTTGAGACCTGGAGTACTAGTGAAGGCGCTGTG ATTCAGAGACTTAGTGATGTATTTTCTGATTATTCTCCATTTTTGCATCATGCCGGGGTTCCTTCTATTGATCTTTACTATGGCAAAG ACTTCCCGGTTTATCACACTGCTTTTGACTCGTATGACTGGATGGTCAAGTATGGAGATCCATTTTTCCATCGTCATGTGGCTG TTTCCGATGTATGGGGACTACTTGCACTTCACTTGGCCGACGATCCTATCCTACCTTTCAATTATCTTTCATACGCAGCTCAGTTGCAG AACCATTCAAGTTCATTATATAAGTTGCTGGAAGGGGATGTCGTTTTGCATCCAATAACATCTGCCATTCGAGAACTTGTAGATGCAGCTACACTAGTTGAAGTTGAAATGAAG AAAATGAGGGATGAAAAAACCAGAGACAGTTTTTCAGTATTGAAGAGGCGCATGTTGAATGATCGGTTAATGTTTGCCGAAAGAGGCTTCTTGGATTCTGACGGGATCCAAGGAAGGCAATGGTTCAAGCATCTT GTATATGGACCGGCTAGCGAGAGTAAAGTGGGATTCTTTCCAGGAGTTGTGGATGCTATCTACCAGTCAACAGGATCAAAACACGAAAAGCAGGCGCTAATTCAACATGAAATATGGAGGGTTGCTAGAGGAATTCAAAGGGCTGCAAGTGCTTTGAAGGGCGAATTAACCTAA